GATTGAAAGCGCCTCGGGCGATGGCTATCTGCCATCTGGTCAGATCTTTGATACACAAAGTAGGACGCTTGTTGAACTCCTCGGCGTGTTGTTTATGACTAGCAGGTTTGTGAGGTTTTTGACAGATCATAATAACGACAAGACAAGCTGCGTTAGATTTAATgcagctacattttttttttttcccagttgttTCACCGCGGACAATAAGCTTCTTTGCATGGACTGCTAATGCATTTCAGTGTTTTGACTGTTGTGCGTGTCTCTACAACAGTGAAAGGACAATCTCTGTAACTGACAGGCAGCAGTCTTAacccagaataaaaaaaaataataattaaaaaaaaaaaaaaaacagtcctcCACACAGTGTGATATCATCTTGAGGCTCCAGTTAAATGTTAAGTTGCAGCAATTTCAAACTGAAGCACCCCAGGCGACACCAGCTCAGAGTGACAGGAGATGTAGATTCTCAGAATAAACCAGCTAAGATAAGACGGGATGCTCTCATGTGCGTCGCCGGCCTTTTTGCCGGAGAATCCAGCCATCGTGGAATTCAGGGATAACTCACCTGCCGCACCAGCAGGTGAGTTTTCTCTTGTTCAGTTTGCTGTGGTTCCGCCCCGTGCACTCGGCGGAGTGAAAGCGGACGAGTGTCGGACCACGCCCGCGCACCCAGCGGGCTCCCGCCAATATCAGGCCAACCTGGAGAGTGAGTTGGTGCACTGCTGTCCAACGTTTCCCTCTTTAATAATCATCCGCTCTCATGCTCCacggccgccgccgcctcctcctcccccgctgGCTGAGCGTCAGCGGCGTGGGCGAGCGTTTGAAGTGGGATGGAGACAGACACGGTTGGGATCATGTCAGAAGACGCCATTTGGATATTTTCGGCGCTGCACATCGGTAAACGCCTTCCAGACTTGAcctaaaaataagaagaaaatgaataaataaaaaccgaGAGGCACACACAAACGGTGTTCCTACGCCCGGCTTACGACACAAACAGCAGATGATAAATCTCAACAGAGGGCTTCGACAACCCGGCCTCAAAGTACTCCTGAATATTTGATGAGCTGTTATTAACTTTACAAGAACTGCCTTTCCGGAAGCGCGCACTAAAACGAGGGCACATTATCAGGCGAGCTTTATTAGACTGACCCAGAGAGACCAGAAGGATCAAGAGTCGGCGTAGTTGTGGGATATTTAGCACCAAGCACAGGGTTTCTTTTATCGCGAAAGGCAAGAGAACCACTTTGTGGACTTATGATATGTAGCCACAACGTAAAACTCTCTGGACATTCGAACGTGAAAGGGAAGTTTTTCATTCTTGAAAAGAACCAAAACAGTCAAGGAACTGCAACAAGCAGTCATTGTGGTGCGACTATTCATGCCGTTGGAATTTGCACCACCGACCATTTATGCATTCGGGCAATTATCCGCCCGAATAGAGTGATAATTGTGTTCCAACACTTTCATCAGCGGAGCAAGGAAATTGGCCTTAATGCTAACAAAATTGCAAAAGTCATgctaattaaagttttattgccTACACCCATGCTAGCATCTCTGCGCAGCAGGAAGTGAAGTAAACGCTCAGTATGCTCATAAACTcacatgctaacattttaaTATGGTCAGAGAGTATGCATGTGACATCACCgcaagtgaagtctccatggttacggccactgagtggcaaaaagtgagaGTTGAACGTGGCGATTAGCagcattaaataaatcactaaCTGGAaggcactgaaacctggtgttgtggttcacatttagagtcagataatattaatttatgctgtattttttcattttgatgaagtcatacctcaagttacttcttaagtttcgtcctggagggctgtcagacaAGTTTGTCAATGTTTGTTGTagcgtagttacggccgacagtaactatttcagttacaacaataaaataataaatagaatatttgcgatcactcctcgtcatccttttaacgtccggtcagacgctacagtattgtatgactGATGTtatttctcagtaaagctcctagcgttagcatcttttacttagctacatttgtcataaatgtaaaactaactgaaagtaactaaaactgaggctaacatgaaacacaaaaagtgAGACAGAAGTGCTTTAGCATAGGGGCTAATTTGATTTTCCACAATAAATGCCTATTCACATACAATTAAAAGGAGGGGGTGCTCAGTGGTTCACTTACTTACCAGCCACACTATGAGAACCACACAAGCTGTGAAGGGGATGAAGACCAAAAGCAAGGGCGTTCTCGTCGACCAGCTGTATCCACGATTCTCCTCCTGACTCTCTGCAAGAAGGAAATTACCAGAAATGTTCCTGACTACGGTCACACCTTAGAAACATGATAGCGGGCAGCTCAATCTTTTTgatctttatttattgaatttctATGGAAAGGACTCACGTTCATTTACAAGAAGAGATTTCTAATGGTCATTTCTATTGAAAATCATCGCCTCATTTAGGAGCATACAAACGTACAACttgttttaaatgcttttgGCTGTGTAATTCCTTTGACTGTTGTCTGCGTGTTCAAGGTTACATATCTGTTTCCTGTCCACAGCTGTGCCTTTGACCCCAGGATCAATATGCGCCCTCTGATGAGCGCCTTCGCTTCTGAGGCAtccataaaaattaaaaattaaaacacgaATGAATTATGTACCCGGTGTATGGTGAGGATTAAGGCACGGCGGCGGCTTGCAGGAGAAGCTGGACGTTTCCTGAGCGGCGGCGTGTAAGACGTCTTTGATGTAGTCGAAGTAAAGACCAGACAGCAAGCTCCCCTCCCGATAGTGGCACTGGAAGACTTGCATCGCCGTTTCCTGAGGAAGCAAAAGTCGACCTGTAAATACTCCCTTTAGGAAATGAATGTGCAAAACAGCACCTAAAACCTAGATATATGGCACCTGCACTCGGGCAGAAGAGCATCCAGCTGTTACCTACCAGTTCCTCATGGTCAAAGGTGAAGCGTAAACTCTTGATCATTGCAATGAAGACGATTATGTTTTCCTTGTTGGAGGAGATGGCACCAAACATATTGGCGAGCTTGCGAAGACTTTGCTCCAATGGATAGATATTTAACACCACCCAGCATGTGCCGGCCTGGAAGATgcaggtacaaaaaaaacaaacaacaagatgaAATTAAGCGTCGCCCCCATTTTCTCTCACGAACGTTCCACACGGCTTCATACGTACCACTTCTTTGGGAATGTAACTGACAGGAATCTCATAATCAGACGGGATGTTCTGCTTCTACAGCGGAAACAACGGCAGAGAAGAACTTTTAGCATCGGACCACGTGACCCAGGCACATTAGAGCTGCGATATGTATGGAAACCGTAGCGTGTGACCTCACCAATACTGACAGCTTGTTCACATCATCAGTTATGGGCGTCCCAAACTTTCCAGAGCAGAGATTCAAACTTGTTAAGAGACTCAAGAGGAGACAAGGTGCTTTCAATATCTGCAGgtggaatgaaatgaaatacacattaatccAGGACATTGTGCTGCATCAGTTTTGCCAGTAGCTGCTATTTTCTGAAAAATCTGGGTAAGAATCAACTCCGATTCAGTTGCACGTTCACACTTGGAAGCTAAAACCACACTGACTCCTTCAAGTGTCCTGCTTGAGAAGTTTGGTTTATAAAAAGGAAATATTGGAGGAGAGTGTTCTAATGTCTAGACAGAAAAGTCATTGATTGATAGTGGAAGGTTTACTCTTTGTAAATTTTCtggttttccttttaaatatgTCAGTGAATGGAATATATTCAGACTAGGCTGGACAAATTAAACATGTCCAACTAGTCTCTCAGAAATTCCGAATGACATTTTCCCCATTTTCTGTTTAACCTTTTAAACAGACAAATACATTAGCAGAGAAAATAACAACCCACTCACCAATATATTATTTCGCCTCCTTTACCTAAATAAAACCTTTCAAAATATGCATCTTTTAAAGGAGTGCCGCAGCTGCAGCGCACGTATCCGTCACTGGAGAGGCTCttaacacattaaaaagctACTTAATGCAGCTCAGAGGGAGGCATCCATTCATTACGAGCGCTTCTATTTTGTACCGCAAAGTATGTCCGAACTAAAAATTGAATTCCAGCCTTATTGACTGTCACTTCAaagcagagcagaaacacagaaagagcCTTTGTGATGTCACTGAAAACCATACATTTCATTGCAagtaaagcaagaaaaaaagactaaaccaaagatgtgaaaacacacatgcaataTACATACTCAGAAAAGCTGTTTatgacaaaaagcaaacaacatgCCACTTACTTTCTTCCTCATATGGAGAAAAAATCCAAGGTATCTCAAATCCAGTGCATgaaattcagtgttttcagtccAAAGGCAGAGCTCATCTCTGAGTGTGTTTGCACGAGTGCAACGTCCAAGCGTGTCGTGAAACTTGAGGATGGGCCAGGCGGTCTGCTTTCACTTCAGACGGACTGCTGAGGTCTTTTGACGTGGTGGAGAGGCCGCCTACAGGCTGAGTCATTATGTCACACACTGACGCTGTCTGAGACTTTTCCACAAAAACTCCCACGTATCAGTTTTGCTGGAGAAAGCGGCCGCTTGTTCCCCTGAGAGAATATTTCGCTTAGAATATGTCAAGGTTATTCCCCAAGCTGTTGTTTGGATAATTGGAATGAGAAAATGAGTTATCATAgtccacttttttatttttccatcgttttgtgcatgttttgagCCCAAAAAATGCCCGTCTGTTATTACTGAATTGCTGGTGTAGATGTGCAAAAGCTTAGTTGCATAATACACTCATGATGCACGTGTAGTGTACCCCTGTAAAAGCCATTATCTATAATTGATCTCCATTACCGGATCAATACCAGTCACAAACGATAGCTTGAGCAAATAGAGACGAGCAGATGAGAAAAATTATTCCCGAGATGATCTTTCCGTCAAAAGCGCGTGCAGTGTGTGTCGTGTTTACCTTAATGTCGCTGCGCAGATATCAGGGAAGGGAGCACTTTATTCTGGAAGTGAAAACGTGACACTCTGAGTGTCTGAGCCAAGTTATCTGGAGCAGGCCACATCTAAATATAACCCAGACGGCTCAGAActcctcaaaacaaaaacacacgtgCTGCACGCCGGACAGCTGAAGGGCACTCATTCAGATCAACAGGTGAGACGCGTGGACGCGACTAACTACGAAATGTAATTATGTTTTCTGGTGTCACCTCAAATATTTGTCTAACATGCATGCGACGCTGTTTCCAGCATGGACGGCGGCGACAAACGAGCTGCGCGCTTGTATTACAGCCGCCAACACAAACTGCACACAGACGTGActtgagggttagggttagggttagggttagttgaCTTGAATGAAATCTGTTTCGGCTAAAAGAATTCAAGTGTTTACGTGGAAACACGTGTAAGTTTGTCGTGTTGCCCCCGCGCGCAGAGATGGATGACTTCGAACAGGAAGACGTAAACGAAGACCTGATTGAGTTTGCCATTCAAGAGAGCATTCGAGATGCCCACAAGCGCTCGGAACAAACGAACAGGTACGACACGAGTGAAGTGTTCAGAAAACGTGGCGACTTTTCAGCGGGTTCTTCTAGAATAAAAGATTTCCTGTTCATTAGGAAAGAGCCAAACAGCGAGGATTTTGTGAAGATTATGTCGGCCATTCACAAAGGTAAGATTTCTACtgaatgcgtgtgtgcattCGAGCCTGGAGTGATTCTCATCTATCTCTTCCACCAACCTGACCACAGTTCATTGCTAATGACAAATCATGTATTTGTACATTATGTCTATTCACAATGTAATATAACAACTAAAGTCACTGTGAGAGTTTAAATGCTGGCTTTAAACATTCTTTCATGCACTCTTGTTAGTATCATGTACACGTGCTTTATCCACATGTGTGAATAGAGGGtgtgcacgtgatgtcacagctagtgaagtctccatggttacagccactgttgcagttgaacatggagattagccgcgTTAGTTTGAACCAtgggctttaatagcatctaaattgtaaaaaaatattttttaaaaaaaaggtgaagagctgttttgtgattgactgaaccaacaaactgaaaagcctatttgcgatcactcctcgtcaccCTTTTAACGtccgctacagtattgtatggctaacattaCTACTCAGTAAAGCTCCttgtgttagcatcttttatttagctacatttgtcataactgaaatgagctaaaactaacctaaactcactgaaactgaggctaatccacttttccaaatccattctagttcgtatggatcactGTCGAAACCAATTGtccttgatttgatctgataatccacattttttcctggtcttgctgtatttactgatacatttcactgtgtttttgccactcaagggggcgtggccccaggctgCAGCATTcacaaggaaatgaaaagtgaGATTCAGTGCCTGCAGGTTCCCATGTGGCTGCATAAACTCACCATTAGGCATAAATATTACAAATGCTTCCTCCCGTGTGGATCTTGGTTGTATCTCCACAGGTGACGCTGAAGCGCTACGGGAGTTGTCAGGTAGAGTTTCTGCCTTCACGGAGAGCGACAGCAGGGGCTGGCAGCCTCTGCACGCAGCGGCTGTGCAGCCACAGCAGGAGATCCTGCACGTGGTGCTGCAAGGTGAGGGCGTAAACCGACGTGTGCGGATGTGTCAGTGGCGTGAGCTCCCTTTTTCCTGCTTTAATCCCCTTCCCTGACGTCTTTGTTTGCAGTGTTGACATCCAGAGACGTGACCCTGGAGGAGCAGACCGAGGATGGGGACACGGCTCTGACTCTGGCAGCTGGGGCCGGCCAAGTTGAGAACGTCAGCATGCTGCTGCAGCACGGAGCGTCGCCACATAATACCAACGGCAGGAATGAATCTCCTCTGCTCCTCGGTAGCACAACGGAGACAACTCTCACAGTCACAGTATTTTTAGTGATCTTAGCTCCTCATATCTTAAATGATTCATATCTcgcctgtttttctttgtagcGGTGAGACTGAGCTCATATGACATGGTTTTATCGCTCATCATGGGTGGGGCCTTCGTGGGGCAGGTGTGTCTCACCAAGTGGACGGCCACCCACGAAGCTGCAAAGGTGAACGGTGCAACGATTAAAATCAAAACTCAGCAATTAAGCTCAAATTTCATGAAATTTGAACATGAACATCTCTTACACCAGGTGGGCTGCCCGGCGATCCTGATGCTGCTGCTTCGCCATGGAGCCAAAGTGACGGCCAGAGACGGTCATGGTGTGACACCCCTGGGGGTGGCAGCTGAACATGGCCACGCTGAGGCTTTGGACGCACTCATACAGCATGGTAACACACTAAAAGCCTGCTAAGTGTCGTTATGCatcacgtgtgtttgtgtgaagctgcacagcagtttttttttcaccccgtAGAACGGTGTTGTATTTGCTCTGCCCTCCACTAGGGGGTGATGTGAATGCCCAGGCCAGCAATGGAGACACGGTTCTGTATGATGCGTCTGGATCTGGAAACTTGGACTGCATCAAGCTGCTTCTGCAGCACGGAGCCAACCCGAATGTAGCCAGCTATGCCTGCCAGCTGCCCATCCACAGAGCCGCCTATGAAGGACACATACTGTGAGAGAACATTCGTATTCTGTACACTGAACATTCGACATGGCAATATGGAGGAAACAAATCTGCCTCCTGGGACAAATGAAGTCTAAAGTCTAATACTCTCATCCCTCATTGTAGTATTTAAGCTTTAACAGATAAACTCTTTCATCttgagaaaaaggaaaaaaaaaagggggctcaagacaaattaaaattcttttctttctattttgcAGCCAAATTGCGGAGTATAACATGTCTCTCTCCACCTCACAGCTCTGCAGtgctttctccctctgtcatcTCCACAAAGAGCCTTCTGTTTATCGCTGTTTTTCAGTTCGGTCACTAAATAACACTGTAGCTCCAACCGCAATCTAAtgaacatttctctctctgtcttctttcgTGTTTTCCACGGTTTCTGTTGATgcctctcttcctgtttgtcgCCCACTCTCGTCTCTCCTCAAGAGTCCTGAGGACTCTCATCCCCATCACCACCAAGAGAGCGATCCGTCTCTCAGGGCAAAGCCCCGTCCACTCCGCGGCAGACGGGGGTCAGGCCGAATGTCTAGAGCTACTTATCCAGAGAGGTTATGATGTCAACGCCCTGCTAGACACGCACATCTCTGGTAACCTCTCTGAAGTTGTTAAATTTCTAGTTATACAACAACTCTCATGTTTCGCGCAACGTTTTCTGGGAAATTGATCTGTCGTAAATGCTGTTACAGAGAACTACGGGGACCTCAGGAAGTCTCCTCTGTACTTCGCTGTTTGCAACAGTGATTTGACCTGTGCTGAGATGTTGCTGGCAGCTGGAGCAAAAACTGACCTGGACCCACTGCGCTGCATCCTGGTCGCTGTACGAGCTGAGAGGTGCGCAACGTAGATACGTAAACTTCAGCTGCCGGGGTGCACTTTCTTTTGTGGTAACCTGTGACCTTTCTGCCCGGGTCTAGGTACGAGCtggtgcagctgctgctctcatACGGGGCAGAAGTGAACTGTTATTTCAGAGTGATCAGCAACACGGTGTTCCCCACAGCCCTGCAGTACTGCCTCAGAGACAACGTCATGCTGCGACTGCTGCTCAACAGTGGATATCACGCTTACAAGCACGTATACCTactgggaaataaaaacagataatgtAATATAGGCCATATTTTACTTAAAGTCCTCATGAAATCTAATTAGATGGTTCACTGTCTTCATACTACATGTCATATATACACCAGTATATGCAAGTAGGTATATATAATAGTATTTTAGAGTTCCtggaaaacaatttaaaaatattgatGACTCATCGTGCACGAGGGGGCGTGTACAAACTTTGTATCCAATGAAATGCTCGTGTTCATGTTCCTCATTTTTTCTACATCTCTTTGACTCATAGCTCGAATATGTACGGGTGGTGTCTGTTCAGTGCCTTTGAAGCTGATCAATCAGAGGAGACTGGTCTTTTCTAGCTTCctgtttttttacagaaaacacgTAAATGTGCGGAATTAAATAGGACTATGCTAATTTCATGAGGACTTTAAGTGTGAGCCCGGTTTTCCTGATGCTGGATGTTTTCAAAACTTTAATAAAACTACAATCAAGGTTTTTAACATGAATCTCGACAACCATGGCTCTGATAGGTGTTTTCAGTGCTGCCACGGTGACAGTGAGGAAATGGAAAGCAGCTGGACTGACCCCCATAACCAAGCATACCGGATTTACAGTCGACCTAAGGTCATCTCAGTAAGACGCGACACGGGCGGACACATTCTCATCTGCCGCTGTCAAGCGAAAATGAGGCAACTCAATAAATCACACTGTCTGTTCTTCGCTCTTTCAGTTCTGCGAGTTTGTGTCGGTGTCGTGGCTGGCACATGTGGTGGGCAGCGTTGTGAGGATGCTTCTGGACTACGTCAACCACGTCAGCATCTGCTGTGACCTCAGACGCGTCCTGGAGATGAGGCCGGAGTGGGATGAGATTTCTGACATACTGAGTAATAATGCCAACTCAACGCATAATGTGACGGGGTGAACATTGATATTTCTGAGAATGAGTTAAGCAGCTGTgggtcatctgtgtgtgtgtgtgtgcccaggCAAGCCCCGGTCTCTGCAGCACTTGTGTCGACTGGTAATCAGGAGTCGAATGAGCCTCAGGATGCTGAACAACCCTGAAGCTATGGCCGCTGCTCCTTTTCCTCCTAGACTGAAAAACTACCTGACCTACCGAGAGTACGACCTGTACGGCGATCTCTCGTGAAGCACATTTTAACTGTACCTGTGACTGAAACACAAATTTAGCCAGTGCTTATTTTAATAcatctcatttccttttttcctcaAACAGATGGTGTATTTTATGCCATCTGTGCAAGCTCCGTGCCGCCGTATGGTCACTTCTATCATTCTATTTGTGTGTGGACTTGTAAAAATGCCATTAATacaagtaagaaaataaataaatatgcatgttTACTTTTAGAAAGAGACGTCTCACAAACAAACTGCCACACCTGTGTTTTCACTTGTCGCTAACTAGGAAATCTGATGAGGTCACTACACTATGTGAATCAGTCAGCGGGATTCAGGTGAGCATCGTCACACCAAAAAAGACACTTAACCCTTTGATGGCCTTCCGATTGGTCCGCTgacaaccaatcagagggccCTTACTTTTGCTGGATTAGACAAACGATAGCAACATGTTCATTCCCATAGAAGATGCCGAAAACCTGTAATAATAGTCTAAAGATGATGTGGATGTAAGCTAGCTTGGCAGACATTGAAAAAACGACTAGTCTTCTAACTTTTTTTCAGGTGTATGATTATTTCCATCAGTGTGCTGATGTTTCTCATGTTTCTTACGTGTGTTGAAGAATCACAATTGGTCAGGTTAGTGGTGTAATTAATGTTAAGTACAGCACCGTTTGGcaaatgaagtgaaaacacCAGTGTTGACGGACAATATCATTCTCACTTTATGTTGTATTTACGTGTGCACAGTAAGTAATACTGTGACTGAAACATAGcagtacatttatttttgataaagactgttattttgaaaaaccAGCCTGTGTCTTTGGATCT
This portion of the Mugil cephalus isolate CIBA_MC_2020 chromosome 22, CIBA_Mcephalus_1.1, whole genome shotgun sequence genome encodes:
- the LOC124999830 gene encoding uncharacterized protein LOC124999830; translation: MRKKILKAPCLLLSLLTSLNLCSGKFGTPITDDVNKLSVLKQNIPSDYEIPVSYIPKEVAGTCWVVLNIYPLEQSLRKLANMFGAISSNKENIIVFIAMIKSLRFTFDHEELETAMQVFQCHYREGSLLSGLYFDYIKDVLHAAAQETSSFSCKPPPCLNPHHTPESQEENRGYSWSTRTPLLLVFIPFTACVVLIVWLVKSGRRLPMCSAENIQMASSDMIPTVSVSIPLQTLAHAADAQPAGEEEAAAAVEHESG
- the asb15b gene encoding ankyrin repeat and SOCS box protein 15b isoform X1, encoding MDDFEQEDVNEDLIEFAIQESIRDAHKRSEQTNRKEPNSEDFVKIMSAIHKGDAEALRELSGRVSAFTESDSRGWQPLHAAAVQPQQEILHVVLQVLTSRDVTLEEQTEDGDTALTLAAGAGQVENVSMLLQHGASPHNTNGRNESPLLLAVRLSSYDMVLSLIMGGAFVGQVCLTKWTATHEAAKVGCPAILMLLLRHGAKVTARDGHGVTPLGVAAEHGHAEALDALIQHGGDVNAQASNGDTVLYDASGSGNLDCIKLLLQHGANPNVASYACQLPIHRAAYEGHILVLRTLIPITTKRAIRLSGQSPVHSAADGGQAECLELLIQRGYDVNALLDTHISENYGDLRKSPLYFAVCNSDLTCAEMLLAAGAKTDLDPLRCILVAVRAERYELVQLLLSYGAEVNCYFRVISNTVFPTALQYCLRDNVMLRLLLNSGYHAYKCFQCCHGDSEEMESSWTDPHNQAYRIYSRPKVISFCEFVSVSWLAHVVGSVVRMLLDYVNHVSICCDLRRVLEMRPEWDEISDILSKPRSLQHLCRLVIRSRMSLRMLNNPEAMAAAPFPPRLKNYLTYREYDLYGDLS
- the asb15b gene encoding ankyrin repeat and SOCS box protein 15b isoform X2 yields the protein MDDFEQEDVNEDLIEFAIQESIRDAHKRSEQTNRKEPNSEDFVKIMSAIHKGDAEALRELSGRVSAFTESDSRGWQPLHAAAVQPQQEILHVVLQVLTSRDVTLEEQTEDGDTALTLAAGAGQVENVSMLLQHGASPHNTNGRNESPLLLAVRLSSYDMVLSLIMGGAFVGQVCLTKWTATHEAAKVGCPAILMLLLRHGAKVTARDGHGVTPLGVAAEHGHAEALDALIQHGGDVNAQASNGDTVLYDASGSGNLDCIKLLLQHGANPNVASYACQLPIHRAAYEGHILVLRTLIPITTKRAIRLSGQSPVHSAADGGQAECLELLIQRGYDVNALLDTHISENYGDLRKSPLYFAVCNSDLTCAEMLLAAGAKTDLDPLRCILVAVRAERYELVQLLLSYGAEVNCYFRVISNTVFPTALQYCLRDNVMLRLLLNSGYHAYKCFQCCHGDSEEMESSWTDPHNQAYRIYSRPKFCEFVSVSWLAHVVGSVVRMLLDYVNHVSICCDLRRVLEMRPEWDEISDILSKPRSLQHLCRLVIRSRMSLRMLNNPEAMAAAPFPPRLKNYLTYREYDLYGDLS